Within the Fusarium keratoplasticum isolate Fu6.1 chromosome 1, whole genome shotgun sequence genome, the region TTCTCTGCAGACGGCGACTTGCCTGAGCATCTGCACATTCCTGGCCCGCGCTCAGCGGCTCGCCCGCCAAGCCGTCGACGGCCAGAACGCTGAAAAGTTCTTTAGCGAGCTGGCCCTGGTGATCCTGAAGCTGCTGTTTGAGCACTTCAAGAAGTTCCAGGTCAACGCGACTGGCGGTCTCATGGTGGCGCAGGATATTGCAAAGTACGTCTCGACGATGCGTGAGTGGCCGCTGACCAAGGAGGTCGGCTCCACTGTCGAGATGCTCACCGAGATCGGTTCCCTCTTTATCGTTGGACCTGAGGCGCTCCGTGAAAAGTACCGCACCCTGGCCACGGTGGGCACAAGGGGCAAGCTGTCCAGGGCCGACTTCCGGGCCTTTGTCCAGAGGCGTGACGACTCGGGGACCGTGGCTATCCAAAGCGTTCTATCTGGTCTTTGAGCGTCGGTTCGAGAGTGTAAGAGGTGGAGCTCTGTGTAGCCTTGTAGTAGAGGGTGTGTTTTTATGTAGCATTCATGAGATACCATGCTTGGTCGTTTGAAAGATGCAATTCATCGTGCATGACTCATGAGGATGGTGACGGGCGTTTCTGAATCCTCATAGGTCTCGTCTGAGGCCACCAGTTCTCcccgtcttctcatcaatctTGTCATCGAGAAAGTCCATGATCTCGCATGTATTCGTCAGCTTCATGAGCTCTGCACGCTCCTTTTTATCCAGGAGACATGACTTGTCAGGACCCATCCCGGGTGCAGTCATCTCGATGATGTGGTGCTGCACCAGCTTGAAGGGGAGTGGTGCACGGGCAACGTTGCACATGAAGGTCTCGATGGCCTCCCAGGGGCAGGCCTCGTGACCGGCGAACATGGCTGGGTTGGCGAGCAGGCCGCGGGCGGACATGAAGCCGGAGAGGTGGGTGTTGCTCGGCTTTGGCAGGTTGACGGCCGAGTTGGTGTCGTTGAGGACCAGCTTGtccaaggacggcaaggggGCgtcgttgttggtggtgattgtgGGCTGGAAAGGGAGCGTGCTGAGGTCAAAGACGTCTCCTGACAGGAGGATCGGGAGCGTGCCAGCATACTTCTCCGTCAGGATCTCGAGTGCCTCGGTTCTAATTGGGACGGTGGATGgcgttgatcttgtccttgggtGGATAGTAACCCAGTCAACTAGGCGGTTCTGAGGATGTCCTATCACGGTGTCGAGGAAGTCCATGGTCTGCCTATACTCGAATGAGTCACAATATCTTGCCAGTGAAGGGGAACTTACCTCAGATCCTTATGTATCCTAATCTTGACACTCACGCTCCGGCCCTTGGAGTTTTCCATAtcggcctcgaggccaaCACCCCATCCGTCACTGGCCAGGCGCTGTCGAGTCTCGACAACCATGTCGCGGACCAACTCGCGATGGTTCATCAGGGCGGCGCCCAACTTCTCAGCGCAGGCCCAGGACTGTGGACACCCGCAGTTGAGGTCGACGCCCTGAACGTCGGGCGCAACGAGGGCAGATGCTCGAGCTAGCTCGAGGGGGACGTTGGCTCCGAACTGCACAATGGTTGCAGGCTGGTTGGGTTTGCTGGAGATGGTCAAGTCTGGTTTCACCGATTAGTTTCTGCGCATCTCCGTGTGTGGCGGATTGAAAATTACCGCTATCTCGAGCAAAGCTATTACGATTGAACTCCTTGGCCAGAACCATGGGAGTCCAGCAGAGGTCGACGCCATACTTGTGAACTGTCTGTCTGAAGGCGAGCTATTTCTGGTGAGCAGatgagggaagaggaggcttgATTGTCTGCAGTCTACCTTTCCGTACCGCACCATAGGCGCAAGAGCATATAGAAAACGGTCCTGTTTCCGAGTGACATCGAATATCTTGAGGGGGCTGTCGAGGTGTTAGCAAAGCGTACCCTAGATGTGTTGATTTTGTGTGAGCCTACTGGGAAGAGACCCCCGTATCGCCGCCTATAGACATTTTGCAAGAAGGTGCTTCAGGATAAATGTTGGTATTGGTAGTGAGAAGCGTTCGTTTAGTGATGGGGTTTATTGAGTCCCGCTTTGTGGTGTGGCGAGTTGAGATGGACATTGAATTATACACACCAAGTAGAGGTTTTTTGTGAGCAATGGGCCCACGTGATTGGACCCAACCATCAACCATAAGCTACCTGCTCATGAAGAGGTAGTTCAATTCACAccttcaacaacaaaaacaTGGACCATGATGAAATAGGGGTAGTTATTTTACATATATACCTCAACATGCTCACGAAGCTGTGCCCAAAGCCTCACGGGCATCCACAAACTCCTCAGACTCTCTCCCGAACAGGCTATCTGCGTCTCCTTCAACCTCCTGAACCTCCCACTCACCCAGCAACCTCTCCCTTTCCAAAATCACAACCTCGAGCCACTTCTTCTCAGCTGCCATCCGTCTCATCATCtccgcctccttctctttgTAAGAATCGCTCAATCTGTGCTTGGCACTGTACATGAGCTCCTCGCGGAATGTCCTATTATCCTCGAGTGAAGCTTCATACTTCTTCAGCTCCCCAGCTTTCCACTTCTGCCACGAGTGGTGCTTCTGGTCCATGCGCTTCTTCAGGGCTAGCATGGAAGCCTCGATCTCCTGTTCTccgtccttcttgtccttccagTATTCTTGAAGTCGCTCGTGGTAGGCCTCCTCgatcttgctctcctcgGCTGCTCGGATCTGAAAGTCCTTGTTAAGCGTGTACTCCTTCTCAGCTATCTTTGTCCTCATGAGGGACTCCAAATCAGACCTCTCGGTTTCGTGCTTCTTTGAGAGCTCTTCCTTTGCAGCCCTGGTTTCGATGACCaactcctcagcctccttttCTTGATCGACATCAACCAACACTTGCTGCAAATCGTGCAAATCGTTAAGTAAAACACGCAACTCTTGATACTTGATTTCAATATCCCTGCGGCGGATACTCTCTTGCCGGACTCTTTCCTCAAGTTCGCGTTGCCGAcgctcttcttccagccTCTCCTGCTCCTGACGCAGTAGTTCTGCCTTgagggcttcttctcgttcaAACTCCTCAATCTGAAGTAGAATTTGGCGCAACTCTTCGGCTTCAGCCACTTCTTTGGCTCTTCTCTCAGCACGTCGAGCTGCTGCACCGTCCTTGTGTGCAGTGAGCTGCTCCATCGTGCAGCCGCATGTCCGCCATCGCCGGCAACAGACATAGCAGAATTGAGTACCGCATCGGCAAGTCATGTGTTGGCAAGCCTCCCTGTGCTCTACCAGGGCGTTGCAGTTGAAGCATCTTTTCCATCCTTCCTCTTCAGCCAAGAGATTGGTAAGGTTCATGTCATTGTCCTGCGGGCATTCCTCTCCTCCGTGAGCGGGAGCACGGCATATCGTGCATGTCACATGAGAATTATCGCAGACTCCTTGGCGTCTACTGGCATCGATGCGCTTGGGACTGATCCAGAGGCTGCAGCTTGGGCTGCTGCAGTAAACACGTTCGCTGACGGGGATCTCCCACTCCTTGGATCGGTCGTCAAATGTCTTCTTGAGGTCGGTCGGGATGAACCGCAGGATCGTCTTGAAAGGGATCTCGTTTAAGCAGCACTTTGGAGGCCATTGCTGCTCATTTTGACACGCAGCAGTAATGAGCCGGACAAAACAATCATGGCAGTAGCTGTGACATGTTACCCTGATGACGTCCTTGGGGTGGAAGTCATCGAGGCAGGACACGCACTCGCTGGAGGATGTTAGTTATGACGACACTACAACCGGACTCCCAACTTACACCTCTTCCTCAGGGTTCGGCTTTTTTAAGCGACCGAATCGACTAGAGAATGGCCCTGGCGACTCAACCTGCTCTCGTAATGCCCCGAGAGCTGCCCCAGTGGCACTGCTTTCACCCTTCTCATGCCTCCGTTGGAATAATCGACGGAGCGCAAACAGAcgcttcttgttggcctttGCTTTCGTGATGGCTTCGGGTGTGTTTGTGGTTACAGGTGTGCCGACTTGACATATGATAGAGACCAGTGGAGTAGTAACCGGTTGAGCAGAAGTGTCGGCTGGAATAATGATGGGCAGATAtggctccttgcccttgcccttgtcttCCTCGGCCAGCCTCCGTTGCTCCTCAGCTTCTTGCTTTTGGCGATCTTCCTCGAGGTTACTAGCCTTGACATTCTCGAGTGACGTCCAAAGAATATCAAGCAGAACTTGAGATGTGATATTGGGGGCCTTTCTGAGTGCAGCTGGAGGGTCGTATTTATGCCAATCGATATCAGCGACGTCGATCTCTGAGAGGTTCTTTGCCGACCAGGAAACAGGCGGCTCGCGGTCCTTCCAAGCAGTTTGAATCTCATCAAGTGTTTCAAAAGGGTTGTCGTAGAAGTCAATGTAGTCTTCAGGCCCAAAGGACCCTGGCATGAGCTGCTGATCACGCCTCAGACCGATCATGGTTGTCGGCGCCTGTTTGGCCAACAACACAAGTAGGCAAACACGGAGATGCCCCCGCAGGCATACAAAGGGGATGCCTTGGCGATAGACAAAAAGGGCGAGAGTTTGCGGGTGCTGATAACAAGGAGGAGCAGCACCACTTGTACGAGGCGACCAAAGGTGTCAACAACAACTGCTCATGCGACAGGAAGCTATATAAAGAAGCAAAGGTCCAGGAGTGCCTTGGGCCTGCAGGCCTTCGGTCAAGATGGCAGGACTGTTGGCGTCCCAATCGAGTCTGGTCGAGCTCGGGTTGGTTGGCTTCAGTGTAAGAGCACGGAAGCCCCAGGCGGATCGGCGTTCCCAAAGGCCTGACAGTGGAGAAGACGCTGCAGACAACAGTTGACTAGCAGACCAGGCAGCATGTTGAGCACAGAATCAGCCCCGGAGGCGCTGTCCCAGACATGACGGCGAGGTGCTGGAATGCCTTGGGATGGAGCTTGGTCctggcaaggccaaggcctgGATAGGACTGGGCCAATGGTATCTCGCATGTGGTAGCACGCCCGCATTTGCCTGGTAATTCATGGACAGCTCCCGCACAGGCGGGCAAAGCGGCACGAGCTGGGGCGGAGTCTCAGCTCTGTATCTAGCGCGAGCAGGGGGAGCGCGTGGTCTGAAGCGATCGTCGGGGGTGTGAGGCAGTGCTACTGATGattgctgatgatggaagtggaagaggatgagatgacAGAGGACGTTCCCTGTGGAGTGACCTGGAGGTTTAGTGGTT harbors:
- a CDS encoding RING-type domain-containing protein: MIGLRRDQQLMPGSFGPEDYIDFYDNPFETLDEIQTAWKDREPPVSWSAKNLSEIDVADIDWHKYDPPAALRKAPNITSQVLLDILWTSLENVKASNLEEDRQKQEAEEQRRLAEEDKGKGKEPYLPIIIPADTSAQPVTTPLVSIICQVGTPVTTNTPEAITKAKANKKRLFALRRLFQRRHEKGESSATGAALGALREQVESPGPFSSRFGRLKKPNPEEEVECVSCLDDFHPKDVIRVTCHSYCHDCFVRLITAACQNEQQWPPKCCLNEIPFKTILRFIPTDLKKTFDDRSKEWEIPVSERVYCSSPSCSLWISPKRIDASRRQGVCDNSHVTCTICRAPAHGGEECPQDNDMNLTNLLAEEEGWKRCFNCNALVEHREACQHMTCRCGTQFCYVCCRRWRTCGCTMEQLTAHKDGAAARRAERRAKEVAEAEELRQILLQIEEFEREEALKAELLRQEQERLEEERRQRELEERVRQESIRRRDIEIKYQELRVLLNDLHDLQQVLVDVDQEKEAEELVIETRAAKEELSKKHETERSDLESLMRTKIAEKEYTLNKDFQIRAAEESKIEEAYHERLQEYWKDKKDGEQEIEASMLALKKRMDQKHHSWQKWKAGELKKYEASLEDNRTFREELMYSAKHRLSDSYKEKEAEMMRRMAAEKKWLEVVILERERLLGEWEVQEVEGDADSLFGRESEEFVDAREALGTASPLKIFDVTRKQDRFLYALAPMVRYGKLAFRQTVHKYGVDLCWTPMVLAKEFNRNSFARDSDLTISSKPNQPATIVQFGANVPLELARASALVAPDVQGVDLNCGCPQSWACAEKLGAALMNHRELVRDMVVETRQRLASDGWGVGLEADMENSKGRSVSVKIRIHKDLRQTMDFLDTVIGHPQNRLVDWVTIHPRTRSTPSTVPIRTEALEILTEKYAGTLPILLSGDVFDLSTLPFQPTITTNNDAPLPSLDKLVLNDTNSAVNLPKPSNTHLSGFMSARGLLANPAMFAGHEACPWEAIETFMCNVARAPLPFKLVQHHIIEMTAPGMGPDKSCLLDKKERAELMKLTNTCEIMDFLDDKIDEKTGRTGGLRRDL